One Eulemur rufifrons isolate Redbay chromosome 12, OSU_ERuf_1, whole genome shotgun sequence genomic window carries:
- the LOC138393678 gene encoding neuronal acetylcholine receptor subunit beta-3-like has translation MQERNEIRDREQLVGRAHVCREAGQGVAAHDPFGAHDPEGSVVRERSPRAGGVWFQLCLEEAGRAQGMGSRGALCSRSRLRSTAAGLSSMAENEDALLRHLFQSYQKWVRPVLHSNDTIKVRFGLKISQLVDVDEKNQLMTTNVWLKQEWTDHKLRWNPDEYGGINSIKVPSESLWLPDIVLFENADGRFEGSLMTKVVVKSNGTVTWTPPASYKSSCTMDVTFFPFDRQNCSMKFGSWTYDGTMVVQDWKRVAQVLDRIFLGLFLVVSVTGSVLIFTPALKMWLHSYP, from the exons ATGCAGGAGAGAAACGAGATTCGGGACAGAGAACAGCTCGTGGGCAGAGCCCACGTCTGCagggaggcggggcagggggtGGCTGCACATGATCCTTTTGGTGCACATGACCCCGAGGGCAGCGTGGTGAGAGAGCGAAGCCCCAGGGCAGGTGGAGTCTGGTTCCAGCTGTGTTTGGAGGAAGCTGGGCGGGCACAGGGCATGGGCTCCCGAGGAGCCTTGTGCTCCCGGAGCCGCCTGCGCTCAA CTGCTGCAGGACTGAGTTCAATGGCCGAAAACGAAGATGCCCTCCTCAGACATTTATTCCAAAGCTATCAGAAATGGGTGCGCCCCGTGTTACATTCCAACGACACCATCAAAGTGCGTTTCGGATTGAAAATATCTCAGCTCGTAGACGTG GATGAAAAGAACCAGCTGATGACGACCAACGTGTGGCTCAAACAG GAGTGGACGGACCACAAATTACGCTGGAATCCTGATGAATATGGAGGAATTAACTCAATCAAAGTTCCATCAGAGTCTCTCTGGCTTCCTGACATCGTTCTCTTTGAAAA TGCAGACGGACGTTTCGAAGGCTCCCTCATGACCAAGGTCGTAGTGAAATCCAATGGAACTGTCACCTGGACGCCGCCCGCCAGTTACAAAAGCTCCTGCACCATGGATGTCACGTTCTTCCCGTTTGACCGACAGAACTGCTCCATGAAGTTTGGATCCTGGACGTACGATGGTACCATG GTGGTACAAGACTGGAAACGCGTAGCGCAAGTCCTTGACCGAATCTTCCTGGGGCTCTTTCTGGTAGTGTCGGTCACCGGCTCGGTTCTGATCTTCACGCCTGCTCTGAAGATGTGGCTACATAGTTACCCTTAG